The following are from one region of the Sandaracinus amylolyticus genome:
- a CDS encoding EscU/YscU/HrcU family type III secretion system export apparatus switch protein — protein sequence MSEERTEEATPKALRDARRRGDVWRSRELGVAIGLLTGAAVLGATGGAILDALVASFTLALDAAAGRIDAAPGAILEAAIATAAGAIAPLLVAIVVAGTLASLVQIGPLFAPDVVSWKLERLDPIAGARKLLRARTAVELVKLVALLALLTYVVLATLRDGWRGLAALVARDAHAALHAGGTLVETILLRAGLAVLAIAVLDVAYQRWRWLRDHRMTKREVEREHRESEGDPHLQRERERVRRELAMRSDSEAVASATVLVAGAGIAVALSFDRERDDAVPEIVARGRGELAARLLQIAHASDVPVRTEPGLAGALVAVPLGEPIPHAHYEAVAQLLHAVWSTPALPRPDPRRTSAP from the coding sequence ATGTCCGAGGAGCGGACCGAAGAAGCGACACCGAAGGCGCTGCGCGACGCGCGGCGCCGCGGTGACGTGTGGCGCAGCCGCGAGCTCGGCGTGGCGATCGGGCTGCTCACCGGTGCGGCCGTGCTCGGCGCGACGGGCGGCGCGATCCTCGATGCGCTCGTCGCGAGCTTCACCCTCGCGCTCGATGCGGCGGCGGGACGCATCGACGCGGCGCCCGGCGCGATCCTCGAGGCCGCGATCGCGACCGCGGCAGGCGCGATCGCACCGCTGCTCGTCGCGATCGTCGTCGCGGGCACGCTCGCGTCGCTGGTGCAGATCGGACCGCTCTTCGCGCCCGACGTGGTGAGCTGGAAGCTCGAGCGCCTCGATCCGATCGCGGGCGCACGAAAGCTCCTCCGCGCGCGCACCGCCGTCGAGCTCGTGAAGCTCGTCGCGCTGCTCGCGCTCCTGACCTACGTCGTGCTCGCGACGCTGCGCGACGGATGGCGCGGCCTCGCGGCCCTCGTCGCCCGCGATGCCCACGCGGCGCTGCACGCGGGCGGCACCCTCGTCGAGACGATCCTGCTGCGCGCGGGCCTCGCCGTGCTCGCGATCGCGGTGCTCGACGTGGCCTACCAGCGCTGGCGCTGGCTCCGCGATCACCGGATGACGAAGCGCGAGGTCGAGCGCGAGCACCGCGAGTCCGAGGGCGATCCCCATCTCCAGCGCGAGCGCGAGCGGGTGCGTCGCGAGCTCGCGATGCGCTCCGATTCCGAAGCGGTCGCGAGCGCGACCGTGCTCGTCGCCGGCGCCGGCATCGCGGTCGCGCTCTCGTTCGATCGCGAGCGCGACGACGCGGTCCCGGAGATCGTCGCGCGAGGCCGCGGTGAGCTCGCTGCGCGTCTGCTGCAGATCGCCCACGCGAGCGACGTCCCGGTGCGCACCGAGCCCGGGCTCGCGGGCGCGCTCGTCGCGGTCCCGCTCGGTGAGCCGATCCCGCACGCCCACTACGAAGCGGTCGCGCAGCTGCTCCACGCCGTGTGGTCGACGCCGGCCTTGCCGCGCCCCGACCCGCGTCGCACATCCGCCCCGTGA
- the priA gene encoding replication restart helicase PriA translates to MTTDLFEPATRYVDVALPLPVRRAFTYALPRELASRVALGSRVAVPFSSRKLPGIVTRVDTTPAEGVSPRPIAGVLEEEPLFDPELLALLVEAADYYLHPIGEVLRAAAPALRAEAVRALRASGFLDSATELPGARVATRSVLVVRLVPDAPRPARLGPRQRQLLALLESRGEVTLEELADHLKEPRAIVRSLEQKSLVHTESREIASDPFFRDPVASDAPPEPTPGQRRAVDEIVHALRSGGAATFLLHGITGSGKTEVYLRAIAEARAQRKGALLLVPEIALTPQLVGRFRARFGDAIAVLHSALTEKERALAWRALRSGAVTLAIGARSAIFAPVRDLGIIVVDEEHDPSYKQEEGFRYQARDLAILRAHRAGAVCVLGSATPSLESWSLAREGRHRLLTLDARPGARALPPVEIVDLARHAKGPSGDRRISAPLHRAIEQTLAAGDQAVVFLNRRGFSPSLRCEACGEVETCPACSVPLTEHRRAGLVRCHYCDYAAPIGTTCRACGQPGLEPLGLGTEKLEEVLAHVFAPARVARLDRDTATGASIEDVLDRVRRREIDLLVGTQMVTKGHDLPGVTLVGVILADQSLAFPDFRAAERTFQLLTQVAGRAGRGERPGRVIVQTYQPHHPAIRAAAKHDFLGFAENELEDRRELAYSPFGRLVAVRVDHGDPDRARAAAELLVEHARAHELSKSGRVEVLGPAPAPIERLRGRWRFRVMLRAKERPPLRRVAQSVIARIDEGLLGARASVDVDPVSML, encoded by the coding sequence GTGACGACCGACCTGTTCGAGCCCGCGACGCGCTACGTCGACGTCGCGCTGCCGCTGCCGGTCCGTCGCGCCTTCACCTACGCGCTGCCCCGCGAGCTCGCGTCGCGCGTCGCGCTCGGCTCGCGCGTCGCCGTGCCGTTCTCGAGCCGCAAGCTCCCCGGCATCGTCACCCGCGTCGACACCACGCCGGCCGAGGGGGTCTCGCCGCGCCCGATCGCCGGTGTGCTCGAGGAGGAGCCGCTCTTCGATCCCGAGCTGCTCGCGCTGCTCGTCGAGGCCGCCGACTACTACCTCCACCCGATCGGCGAGGTGCTGCGCGCCGCGGCGCCCGCGTTGCGCGCCGAGGCGGTGCGGGCGCTGCGCGCGAGCGGCTTCCTCGACTCCGCCACCGAGCTCCCCGGCGCGCGCGTCGCGACGCGCAGCGTGCTGGTCGTGCGCCTCGTGCCCGACGCGCCGCGCCCGGCACGGCTCGGTCCACGACAGCGACAGCTCCTCGCGCTGCTCGAGTCACGCGGCGAGGTCACGCTCGAAGAGCTCGCCGATCACCTCAAGGAGCCGCGCGCCATCGTGCGCTCGCTCGAGCAGAAGAGCCTCGTCCACACCGAGTCGCGCGAGATCGCGTCCGACCCGTTCTTCCGCGATCCCGTCGCGAGCGATGCGCCGCCCGAGCCCACGCCCGGTCAGCGGCGCGCGGTCGACGAGATCGTCCACGCGCTGCGCAGCGGCGGCGCCGCGACGTTCCTGCTCCACGGCATCACGGGCTCGGGCAAGACCGAGGTCTATCTGCGCGCGATCGCGGAGGCGCGGGCCCAGCGCAAGGGCGCGCTCCTCCTCGTCCCCGAGATCGCGCTCACGCCGCAGCTCGTCGGGCGCTTCCGTGCCCGCTTCGGCGACGCGATCGCGGTGCTCCACAGCGCGCTCACCGAGAAGGAGCGTGCCCTCGCGTGGCGCGCGCTGCGCAGCGGCGCGGTGACGCTCGCGATCGGCGCGCGCTCCGCGATCTTCGCCCCGGTGCGCGACCTCGGGATCATCGTCGTCGACGAGGAGCACGACCCCTCGTACAAGCAGGAAGAGGGCTTCCGCTACCAGGCGCGCGACCTCGCGATCCTCCGCGCGCATCGCGCCGGCGCGGTGTGCGTGCTCGGCAGCGCGACGCCCTCGCTCGAGAGCTGGAGCCTCGCGCGCGAGGGCCGCCATCGCCTCCTCACGCTCGACGCACGTCCCGGTGCGCGCGCGCTGCCGCCGGTCGAGATCGTCGATCTCGCGCGACACGCCAAGGGCCCTTCGGGCGATCGCCGCATCAGCGCCCCGCTGCACCGCGCGATCGAGCAGACGCTCGCGGCCGGCGATCAGGCGGTGGTCTTCCTCAACCGCCGCGGCTTCTCACCGAGCCTGCGCTGCGAGGCGTGCGGCGAGGTCGAGACCTGCCCGGCGTGCAGCGTGCCGCTCACCGAGCACCGCCGCGCCGGGCTCGTGCGCTGCCACTACTGCGACTACGCCGCGCCGATCGGCACCACCTGCCGCGCCTGCGGCCAGCCCGGGCTCGAGCCGCTCGGCCTCGGCACCGAGAAGCTCGAGGAGGTGCTCGCGCACGTGTTCGCGCCGGCGCGCGTCGCGCGCCTCGATCGCGACACCGCGACCGGCGCGAGCATCGAGGACGTGCTCGATCGCGTCCGGCGTCGCGAGATCGATCTCCTGGTCGGCACCCAGATGGTCACCAAGGGACACGACCTGCCGGGCGTCACGCTCGTCGGTGTGATCCTCGCGGACCAGTCGCTCGCGTTCCCCGACTTCCGCGCGGCCGAGCGCACGTTCCAGCTGCTCACCCAGGTCGCGGGGCGCGCCGGGCGCGGAGAGCGGCCGGGACGGGTGATCGTCCAGACCTACCAGCCGCATCACCCCGCGATCCGCGCCGCGGCCAAGCACGACTTCCTCGGCTTCGCGGAGAACGAGCTCGAGGATCGACGCGAGCTCGCCTACTCGCCCTTCGGTCGCCTGGTCGCGGTGCGCGTCGATCACGGCGATCCCGATCGCGCGCGCGCCGCTGCCGAGCTGCTGGTCGAGCACGCGCGCGCCCACGAGCTCAGCAAGAGCGGGCGCGTCGAGGTGCTGGGCCCCGCGCCCGCGCCGATCGAGCGGCTGCGCGGACGCTGGCGGTTCCGCGTGATGCTGCGCGCGAAGGAGCGCCCCCCGCTGCGCCGCGTCGCCCAGAGCGTGATCGCGCGCATCGACGAGGGCCTGCTCGGCGCGCGCGCGTCGGTGGACGTCGACCCGGTCTCGATGCTCTGA
- a CDS encoding AraC family transcriptional regulator — translation MTTARDIVPISPRLLERLETLGAPTDRVLARAGLAATTSLSTEQFFAFWRAIEEVSPRSDLGLVVGAEASERGYSVASAAALHAPDLAGALHTLARYKRLTCPEVVELEVARGEAHVRFHWVLATREVPRLLVDSTFASFTSLARRGTAGAVGPLRIELARTEGDAEMLRARLGCPVSFGAPVDRITFAESALAVRFVTADAEAFSRVVPGLEAELVGRSRTRSLRDEVRIVIARRMSSGARPSVDQVARRLHVSARTLQRRLGEERTSYQEELDAVRRASARRLLANTDLDPIDIAFLLGFEEPNSFVRAFRGWERTTPTRWRARVARG, via the coding sequence GTGACCACCGCACGCGACATCGTCCCGATCTCGCCGCGCCTGCTCGAGCGGCTCGAGACGCTCGGCGCGCCGACCGATCGGGTGCTCGCGCGCGCCGGGCTCGCCGCGACGACCTCGCTCTCGACCGAGCAGTTCTTCGCGTTCTGGCGCGCGATCGAGGAGGTGTCGCCGCGGAGCGATCTCGGGCTGGTGGTGGGCGCCGAGGCGTCGGAGCGCGGCTACAGCGTCGCGTCCGCGGCGGCGCTGCACGCGCCCGATCTCGCGGGCGCGCTGCACACGCTCGCGCGCTACAAGCGCCTCACCTGCCCCGAGGTGGTCGAGCTCGAGGTCGCGCGCGGCGAGGCCCACGTGCGGTTCCACTGGGTGCTCGCCACGAGGGAGGTGCCGCGGCTGCTCGTCGACAGCACGTTCGCCTCGTTCACCTCGCTCGCGCGCCGGGGCACCGCCGGCGCGGTGGGCCCGCTGCGCATCGAGCTGGCGCGCACCGAAGGCGACGCCGAGATGCTGCGGGCGCGCCTCGGATGCCCCGTCTCGTTCGGCGCGCCCGTCGATCGGATCACGTTCGCCGAGAGCGCCCTCGCGGTGCGCTTCGTCACCGCCGACGCCGAGGCGTTCTCGCGCGTCGTGCCCGGGCTCGAGGCGGAGCTCGTCGGACGATCGCGGACGCGGTCGCTGCGCGACGAGGTGCGGATCGTGATCGCGCGCAGGATGAGCAGCGGCGCGAGGCCCAGCGTGGACCAGGTCGCGCGCCGGCTGCACGTCAGCGCGCGAACGCTGCAGCGCCGCCTCGGCGAGGAGCGCACGAGCTACCAGGAGGAGCTCGACGCGGTCCGTCGAGCCTCGGCGCGCCGGCTGCTCGCGAACACCGATCTCGATCCGATCGACATCGCGTTCCTCCTCGGCTTCGAGGAGCCCAACTCGTTCGTGCGCGCGTTCCGCGGCTGGGAGCGGACGACCCCGACGCGCTGGCGAGCCCGCGTCGCGCGAGGGTGA
- a CDS encoding SDR family NAD(P)-dependent oxidoreductase → MSVDLQLEGRVALVTGSTAGIGAAIAEGLAREGATVVVHGRSEERAAAVVERIRRAGGTAHVALGDLRDDAGAKAVLDRVRAAVERVDVLVNNVGGSDTSKGSWLDTTLAEWSEAYDANTLAAVRLVRALVPAMRARGWGRVIQISSRNAISPYANMPAYGAAKAALNNMTLSLSKELAFTGVTVNGVMPGLIETDQVTQFLRDIAAREGWGDDLARAREHLLTNVARQTVRRLGRPEDIAAYVCYVASPLSDFMTGSIVRIDGGSTPTL, encoded by the coding sequence GTGAGCGTGGATCTCCAGCTCGAGGGCCGCGTCGCGCTCGTCACCGGCAGCACCGCCGGGATCGGCGCGGCGATCGCGGAAGGGCTCGCGCGCGAGGGCGCGACGGTCGTCGTGCACGGGCGCTCGGAGGAGCGCGCCGCGGCGGTCGTCGAGCGGATCCGGAGGGCGGGTGGGACCGCCCACGTCGCGCTCGGCGATCTGCGTGACGACGCGGGCGCGAAGGCGGTGCTCGATCGGGTGCGCGCGGCGGTCGAGCGCGTCGACGTCCTGGTGAACAACGTCGGCGGCTCGGACACGAGCAAGGGCTCGTGGCTCGACACCACGCTCGCCGAGTGGTCCGAGGCGTACGACGCGAACACGCTCGCCGCGGTGCGCCTCGTCCGCGCCCTCGTGCCTGCGATGAGGGCGCGCGGCTGGGGGCGCGTCATCCAGATCTCGTCTCGCAACGCGATCTCGCCCTACGCCAACATGCCCGCGTACGGCGCCGCGAAGGCGGCGCTCAACAACATGACGCTCTCGCTGTCGAAGGAGCTCGCGTTCACCGGCGTCACCGTGAACGGCGTGATGCCCGGGCTGATCGAGACCGATCAGGTCACGCAGTTCCTCCGCGACATCGCGGCGCGCGAGGGCTGGGGCGACGACCTCGCCCGGGCGCGCGAGCACCTCCTCACGAACGTCGCGCGACAGACGGTGCGCCGCCTCGGCCGACCCGAGGACATCGCGGCGTACGTCTGCTACGTCGCGAGCCCGCTCAGCGACTTCATGACCGGGAGCATCGTCCGCATCGACGGCGGATCGACGCCTACGCTGTGA
- a CDS encoding oxidoreductase yields the protein METNGKVWLVTGCSRGLGRAIAEAVLAAGDRLVATARDPRTLDVLVAKDPDRVLAVALDVTRADDARRVAGAAVERFGRIDVLVNNAGYANSAAIEDVEEDDFRAQIETNFFGVFHVTRAVLPLMRRQGSGHVIQISSIGGRFGAPGLGAYQSAKWAVEGLTEVLAREVAPLGIRTTLVEPGGMRTDWAGSSMQVQEPSEPYRATVGVHNHHTRESRDMMRGDPAKAAQAILRIASVAEPPLRLLLGTDAVYLAEWVAEKRAAEDARWRELASSTDFDGMAPFATTELGRAVTRGGA from the coding sequence ATGGAGACGAACGGCAAGGTCTGGTTGGTCACCGGGTGCTCGCGCGGCCTGGGGCGGGCGATCGCGGAGGCCGTGCTCGCAGCGGGCGATCGGCTCGTCGCCACGGCGCGTGATCCGCGCACGCTCGACGTCCTCGTCGCGAAGGATCCGGACCGCGTGCTCGCGGTCGCGCTCGACGTGACCCGGGCCGACGACGCGCGCCGGGTGGCGGGCGCCGCGGTCGAGCGCTTCGGCCGCATCGACGTGCTGGTGAACAACGCGGGGTACGCCAACTCGGCGGCGATCGAGGACGTCGAGGAGGACGACTTCCGCGCGCAGATCGAGACGAACTTCTTCGGCGTGTTCCACGTCACGCGCGCGGTGCTCCCGCTCATGCGGCGACAGGGCTCGGGCCACGTGATCCAGATCTCGTCGATCGGCGGGAGGTTCGGGGCTCCGGGGCTCGGCGCGTACCAGTCGGCGAAGTGGGCGGTCGAGGGGCTGACCGAGGTGCTGGCGCGCGAGGTCGCGCCGCTCGGCATCCGCACGACGCTGGTCGAGCCCGGCGGGATGCGGACCGACTGGGCCGGCTCGTCGATGCAGGTGCAGGAGCCGAGCGAGCCCTATCGCGCGACCGTCGGCGTGCACAACCACCACACGCGCGAGTCGCGCGACATGATGCGCGGCGATCCCGCGAAGGCCGCGCAGGCGATCCTGCGCATCGCGTCGGTCGCCGAGCCGCCGCTCCGCCTGCTGCTCGGCACCGACGCGGTCTACCTGGCCGAGTGGGTCGCGGAGAAGCGCGCCGCCGAGGACGCACGATGGAGGGAGCTCGCGTCGAGCACCGACTTCGACGGCATGGCGCCCTTCGCGACGACCGAGCTCGGACGCGCGGTGACGCGCGGAGGGGCGTGA
- a CDS encoding four helix bundle protein: protein MLAIYPIARQALRRVGVVAIAIEKHDSDLARQMRRAATSIVLNIREGSQSQGRNRNARYWNAAGSASEVLGCLDCAEDLGYVRDADARLRAELDHVAGVLVRVCRGAR, encoded by the coding sequence ATGCTCGCTATTTATCCCATCGCACGTCAGGCACTTCGTCGCGTCGGCGTCGTCGCGATCGCGATCGAGAAGCACGACAGCGATCTCGCACGACAGATGCGGCGCGCGGCGACGTCGATCGTGCTCAACATCCGCGAGGGCTCGCAGTCGCAAGGTCGCAATCGCAACGCGCGCTACTGGAACGCAGCCGGGAGCGCGAGCGAGGTGCTCGGGTGCCTCGATTGCGCAGAGGACCTCGGCTACGTGCGCGACGCCGATGCGCGGCTGCGCGCAGAGCTCGATCACGTCGCGGGCGTGCTGGTCCGCGTCTGCCGCGGAGCGCGATGA
- a CDS encoding aldo/keto reductase family oxidoreductase translates to MPEITVSDRHPLGTLTVRRLGYGAMQLAGPGVFGPPADRKAAVAVLREAVARGVDHLDTSDVYGPHVTNQIIREALHPYRDGLVIATKVGAVRGPNGSWEPASSAADIERAVHDNLRNLGLDVLDVVNLRAMFSAEGPAEGSIEAPLTALAELRQRGSIRHIGLSNVTAAQIAEARRLTEIVCVQNHYNLRHRRDDALIDELAALGIAYVPFFPLGGFTPLQSSVLDAVAARLGATPMQVALAWLLRRSPNVLLIPGTSSIAHLRENLASASLVLGAEDLETLNGLAAAGERG, encoded by the coding sequence ATGCCCGAAATCACCGTCTCGGATCGTCATCCCCTCGGCACCCTCACCGTTCGTCGCCTCGGCTACGGCGCCATGCAGCTCGCCGGCCCCGGCGTCTTCGGCCCGCCCGCGGATCGCAAGGCCGCCGTCGCGGTGCTCCGCGAGGCCGTCGCGCGGGGCGTCGACCATCTCGACACCAGCGACGTGTACGGTCCCCACGTCACGAACCAGATCATCCGCGAGGCGCTGCATCCGTACCGCGACGGGCTCGTCATCGCGACGAAGGTCGGCGCCGTGCGAGGCCCGAACGGATCGTGGGAGCCCGCCTCCTCGGCCGCCGACATCGAGCGCGCCGTCCACGACAACCTGCGGAACCTCGGGCTGGACGTGCTCGACGTCGTGAACCTGCGCGCGATGTTCAGCGCCGAGGGCCCGGCGGAGGGCTCGATCGAGGCGCCGCTCACGGCCCTCGCCGAGCTCCGGCAGCGCGGGTCGATCCGCCACATCGGCCTCAGCAACGTCACCGCCGCGCAGATCGCGGAGGCGCGCCGGCTGACCGAGATCGTGTGCGTGCAGAACCACTACAACCTGAGGCACCGCCGAGACGACGCCCTCATCGACGAGCTCGCCGCGCTCGGCATCGCGTACGTGCCGTTCTTCCCGCTCGGGGGGTTCACGCCGCTGCAGTCGAGCGTGCTCGACGCGGTGGCCGCGCGGCTCGGGGCGACGCCGATGCAGGTGGCGCTCGCGTGGCTCCTGCGTCGCTCGCCCAACGTGCTGCTCATCCCCGGGACGTCGTCGATCGCGCATCTCCGAGAGAACCTGGCGAGCGCGTCGCTCGTCCTCGGAGCCGAAGACCTCGAGACGCTGAACGGGCTCGCGGCCGCGGGTGAGCGCGGCTGA
- a CDS encoding LysR family transcriptional regulator: MDDLADLTAFLTVAREGGFRSAARVAGTSASRLGDAVRRLEARLGVRLLHRTTRSVTPTDAGARLLERITPALGEVRAALDVVNDFRDRPAGRLRLNVPTAAARLVLPHVVPGFLAKYPDIRLEVIADERLVDMVAEGYDAGIRYEAWLEKDMVAVPIGPRVQRYAAAASPAYLARRGRPTHPRELLEHDCLRWRFGSGAPHPWALERDGETIEVEPKGPLIAGFGGATDLAVEAAVAGTGIIYLFEDWLRPYLDRRELVPVLQPWWRSVSGPFLYYPGRRHLPTPLRAFVDFVKSMKWTPPKARRRAAR, translated from the coding sequence ATGGACGACCTCGCAGACCTCACCGCGTTCCTGACGGTCGCTCGCGAGGGCGGCTTCCGCAGCGCCGCCCGCGTCGCGGGCACGAGCGCGTCGCGCCTCGGCGACGCGGTGCGCCGACTGGAGGCTCGGCTCGGAGTCCGGCTGCTCCACCGCACCACCCGCAGCGTCACCCCGACCGACGCGGGAGCGCGCCTGCTCGAGCGGATCACCCCGGCGCTCGGCGAAGTGCGCGCCGCGCTCGACGTGGTCAACGACTTCCGTGATCGGCCCGCAGGTCGTCTGAGGCTCAACGTGCCGACCGCCGCGGCACGTCTCGTCCTTCCTCACGTCGTGCCCGGCTTCCTCGCGAAGTACCCCGACATCCGTCTCGAGGTGATCGCGGACGAGCGCCTCGTCGACATGGTCGCCGAGGGCTACGACGCCGGCATCCGGTACGAGGCGTGGCTCGAGAAGGACATGGTGGCGGTGCCCATCGGCCCGCGCGTCCAGCGCTACGCCGCGGCCGCGTCCCCCGCGTACCTCGCTCGACGTGGTCGCCCGACCCATCCGCGCGAGCTGCTCGAGCACGACTGCCTGCGGTGGCGCTTCGGCAGCGGCGCGCCGCACCCGTGGGCGCTCGAGCGGGACGGGGAGACGATCGAGGTCGAGCCGAAGGGCCCGCTGATCGCCGGCTTCGGTGGCGCCACCGATCTCGCGGTGGAGGCGGCGGTGGCGGGCACCGGGATCATCTATTTGTTCGAGGACTGGCTCCGGCCGTACCTCGATCGCCGGGAGCTGGTGCCCGTGCTGCAGCCGTGGTGGCGGAGCGTCTCCGGGCCCTTCCTCTACTATCCCGGCCGCCGGCACCTGCCGACGCCGCTGCGTGCCTTCGTGGACTTCGTGAAGTCGATGAAGTGGACGCCGCCGAAGGCACGTCGACGCGCTGCTCGGTGA
- the def gene encoding peptide deformylase produces MAIRTILHYPDKRLRIPGERVTDFGPELQTLVDDMAETMYAAPGVGLAATQIGVAQQVFIIDVATGDDEPSDLRVFVNPEILERNGEVVWEEGCLSFPGVHEEIDRAERVKVRAQDRNGQVFELEADGLLAVAIQHENDHLEGKLMVDHLGMLKKRMVHRQMMKRAADAAE; encoded by the coding sequence ATGGCGATCCGCACGATCCTCCACTACCCCGACAAGCGCCTCCGCATCCCGGGCGAGCGCGTGACCGACTTCGGGCCCGAGCTGCAGACGCTCGTGGACGACATGGCGGAGACGATGTACGCGGCGCCCGGCGTCGGCCTCGCGGCCACGCAGATCGGCGTCGCGCAGCAGGTGTTCATCATCGACGTCGCGACCGGCGACGACGAGCCGAGCGATCTGCGGGTGTTCGTGAACCCCGAGATCCTCGAGCGGAACGGGGAGGTCGTCTGGGAGGAGGGCTGCCTCTCGTTCCCCGGCGTGCACGAGGAGATCGACCGCGCCGAGCGCGTGAAGGTGCGCGCCCAGGATCGGAACGGGCAGGTCTTCGAGCTCGAGGCGGACGGGCTGCTCGCGGTGGCGATCCAGCACGAGAACGACCACCTCGAGGGCAAGCTGATGGTCGACCACCTCGGCATGCTCAAGAAGCGGATGGTTCACCGCCAGATGATGAAGCGCGCCGCCGACGCGGCCGAATGA
- the fmt gene encoding methionyl-tRNA formyltransferase — protein sequence MTKPRALFFGTPQFAVPCLDALCDVADVVRVISQPDRPAGRGLAEQAPPVKQRALERGIPVMQPTKVRPPELAAELKALDVELALVVAYGRILPKGLLEAPRRGCVNVHGSLLPRWRGAAPIQWAVAEGDAETGVCLMEMDQGLDTGPVFARAATPIGPDETAGELGPRLSAMGAELVRAALPRWLAGELRAEAQDASAMTLARLLTKEDGFVDPAWSAQQVHDRARGMHPWPGASAMLVEPGRAPVRVKMHRTRVLDREGVHGAPGTIVATGANGIEIACGTGRLALLELQLEGRKKLGAAEFLAGRRLAEGTRLVREGKEP from the coding sequence ATGACGAAGCCGCGCGCGCTCTTCTTCGGGACGCCGCAGTTCGCCGTGCCCTGCCTCGACGCGCTGTGCGACGTCGCCGACGTCGTGCGCGTGATCTCCCAGCCCGATCGCCCGGCGGGGCGCGGGCTCGCGGAGCAAGCGCCACCGGTGAAGCAACGCGCGCTCGAGCGCGGCATCCCGGTGATGCAGCCGACCAAGGTGCGCCCGCCGGAGCTGGCAGCGGAGCTGAAGGCGCTCGACGTCGAGCTGGCGCTGGTGGTCGCGTACGGGCGCATCCTGCCCAAGGGCCTGCTCGAGGCGCCGCGGCGTGGGTGCGTGAACGTGCACGGGTCGCTGCTGCCCAGGTGGCGAGGGGCAGCGCCGATCCAGTGGGCGGTCGCCGAAGGCGACGCCGAGACCGGCGTGTGCCTGATGGAGATGGACCAGGGGCTCGACACCGGTCCGGTGTTCGCGCGCGCGGCCACGCCGATCGGGCCCGACGAGACCGCGGGTGAGCTCGGGCCGCGGCTCAGCGCGATGGGCGCAGAGCTGGTGCGCGCGGCGCTGCCCCGATGGCTGGCGGGCGAGCTGCGCGCCGAGGCGCAGGACGCGTCGGCCATGACCCTCGCGCGGCTGCTCACGAAGGAAGACGGCTTCGTCGACCCCGCGTGGAGCGCGCAGCAGGTGCACGATCGCGCGCGGGGGATGCACCCCTGGCCGGGCGCGAGCGCGATGCTGGTCGAGCCGGGGCGCGCGCCGGTGCGGGTGAAGATGCATCGCACGCGGGTGCTCGATCGCGAGGGCGTGCACGGCGCGCCGGGGACGATCGTGGCGACGGGCGCGAACGGGATCGAGATCGCGTGCGGCACCGGGCGTCTGGCGCTGCTCGAGCTGCAGCTCGAGGGCCGCAAGAAGCTGGGCGCCGCGGAGTTCCTGGCGGGGCGCCGTCTCGCCGAGGGCACGCGGCTGGTCCGCGAGGGGAAAGAGCCGTGA
- a CDS encoding cob(I)yrinic acid a,c-diamide adenosyltransferase, translating to MKIYTKTGDAGQTGLFGGDRVSKASARVEAYGDVDELNSVLGIVRAEGAIGGLFDELIASIQSRLFDLGAELANERGKDLGIPLVDEDDVVAMEHAIDHAEGELAPLRTFVLPGGSKLAAHLHLARTVCRRAERRVVALMEGGATVRPEVIRYLNRLSDLLFVLARLANHRASIADVPWIGRGTQKQSG from the coding sequence GTGAAGATCTACACGAAGACCGGCGACGCCGGGCAGACCGGGCTCTTCGGCGGGGATCGCGTCTCGAAGGCGAGCGCGCGGGTCGAGGCCTACGGCGACGTCGACGAGCTCAACAGCGTGCTCGGGATCGTGCGCGCCGAGGGGGCGATCGGCGGGCTCTTCGACGAGCTGATCGCGTCGATCCAGAGCCGCCTGTTCGACCTCGGCGCGGAGCTCGCGAACGAGCGCGGCAAGGACCTCGGGATCCCGCTGGTCGACGAGGACGACGTGGTCGCGATGGAGCACGCGATCGACCACGCGGAGGGCGAGCTCGCGCCGCTGCGCACGTTCGTGCTCCCCGGCGGCTCGAAGCTCGCCGCGCACCTGCACCTCGCCCGCACGGTGTGCCGGCGCGCCGAGCGCCGCGTGGTCGCGCTGATGGAGGGCGGCGCGACGGTGCGACCCGAGGTGATCCGCTACCTGAACCGGCTCAGCGACCTGCTCTTCGTGCTGGCGCGCCTCGCGAACCATCGCGCGTCGATCGCCGACGTGCCGTGGATCGGACGCGGCACCCAGAAGCAGTCCGGGTGA